In a single window of the Alphaproteobacteria bacterium LSUCC0684 genome:
- a CDS encoding hydantoinase B/oxoprolinase family protein, whose product MKPGSTVAFQVMWNRLISVVEEQAQALVRTAFSTSVREAGDLSAGVYDSNGRMLAQAVTGTPGHVNAMADAVAHFIRRIGRSNIHEGDVYITNDPWEGTGHLHDITVVTPSFHRGRFVGFFACTAHIVDIGGRGFGADANSVFEEGLYIPIMKLMAEGEVNDTLIHIIRGNVRLPDQLIGDIFALVTCNVIGHRRLVDMMDEFDLEDLEGVAKFIFSSSRKATLERIAALGKAEAEGAMRIDGYSTPIDLKVRLRLEGDHISCDFTGTSGVDKKGINVPLVYTKAYACYALKCAIAPEIPNNAASLEPFHITAPEGSIVNAVHPAPVALRHIIGHMIPDAIYAALDQLIPGTVPAEGAGCLCNFQVSIRPRSDTSPPQDAIRAEVLTFNSGGSGARPDLDGMNATAFPSGVMTMPVEATENVGPVLIWRKELREDSGGAGKYRGGLGQFMDVGVREGHEFDLQAMFDRIDHPARGRAGGGNGAPTSITRNDGLVMKGKGRQFVPHGHIVRMAFPGGAGYGEPGERARELVERDLALGYITPEYAQRYHGLTEAECEKVLARSRNGEIF is encoded by the coding sequence ATGAAACCGGGTTCGACGGTAGCTTTCCAGGTCATGTGGAACCGCCTGATCTCGGTGGTGGAAGAACAGGCCCAGGCGCTTGTCCGTACGGCGTTTTCCACCTCTGTTCGTGAGGCAGGTGATCTTTCGGCCGGAGTCTATGACAGCAACGGAAGGATGCTGGCCCAGGCCGTGACCGGCACCCCGGGCCATGTCAATGCCATGGCTGATGCGGTGGCGCATTTCATCCGCCGGATCGGGCGCAGCAATATCCATGAAGGTGATGTCTATATCACCAACGATCCTTGGGAAGGCACAGGGCATCTGCATGATATCACCGTGGTGACGCCATCGTTTCACCGGGGGCGGTTTGTCGGCTTCTTCGCCTGCACGGCGCATATTGTCGATATCGGCGGCCGCGGGTTCGGGGCGGATGCAAATTCGGTCTTTGAGGAAGGGCTCTATATCCCCATCATGAAACTGATGGCCGAAGGTGAGGTCAACGACACCCTGATCCATATCATCCGCGGCAATGTGCGTCTGCCGGATCAGCTGATCGGGGATATTTTCGCGCTGGTGACCTGCAACGTCATCGGCCATCGGCGGCTTGTCGACATGATGGATGAGTTTGATCTTGAAGATCTTGAAGGTGTTGCGAAGTTTATTTTCTCATCTTCAAGAAAAGCCACGCTTGAGCGGATTGCAGCCCTTGGCAAGGCCGAGGCAGAAGGCGCCATGCGGATCGATGGCTACAGCACCCCGATCGATCTCAAGGTCAGACTCCGTCTTGAGGGGGACCATATCTCCTGTGATTTTACCGGCACATCCGGGGTGGATAAAAAGGGGATCAATGTTCCGCTTGTCTATACCAAGGCCTATGCCTGTTATGCCCTGAAATGTGCGATTGCACCTGAAATTCCGAATAATGCGGCATCGCTTGAGCCATTTCATATCACCGCCCCGGAAGGATCGATTGTCAATGCCGTCCATCCGGCGCCGGTGGCCTTGAGGCATATCATCGGCCATATGATCCCTGATGCCATCTATGCGGCGCTTGATCAGCTTATCCCCGGGACGGTTCCTGCCGAAGGGGCGGGCTGCCTGTGCAATTTTCAGGTATCGATCCGGCCACGATCTGATACCTCTCCCCCGCAAGATGCCATCCGGGCCGAGGTGCTGACCTTCAATTCAGGCGGCTCCGGCGCAAGGCCTGATCTCGACGGGATGAACGCGACGGCTTTTCCATCGGGGGTGATGACGATGCCGGTGGAGGCGACCGAGAATGTCGGGCCGGTGCTGATCTGGCGCAAGGAGCTCCGGGAGGACAGCGGCGGGGCGGGCAAGTATCGCGGCGGACTTGGACAGTTCATGGATGTCGGCGTCCGGGAAGGTCATGAATTTGACCTTCAGGCCATGTTTGACCGGATTGATCACCCGGCCCGTGGACGCGCTGGTGGCGGCAACGGGGCGCCGACGAGCATTACCCGCAACGATGGTCTTGTCATGAAGGGCAAGGGCAGGCAGTTTGTCCCCCATGGGCATATTGTCCGAATGGCTTTCCCGGGCGGGGCAGGCTATGGCGAGCCGGGGGAACGTGCGCGGGAACTGGTGGAACGTGACCTTGCACTTGGCTATATCACCCCTGAATATGCCCAAAGATATCATGGCCTGACCGAGGCCGAATGCGAGAAAGTGCTTGCGCGATCCCGCAACGGCGAAATCTTTTGA
- a CDS encoding c-type cytochrome, with protein sequence MRISALILSASLVVFAAPAIAGDPGAGEKVFKKCKACHVVDSEKHKTGPHLVNIMGRAAGSAEGYKKYSDAMKESGIVWDETTLDAYLAAPKKYIKGTRMAFAGLKKDEDRANVIAYLKQFSQ encoded by the coding sequence ATGCGTATTTCTGCCCTGATCTTGTCAGCGTCTCTTGTTGTTTTTGCCGCGCCAGCCATCGCCGGAGATCCCGGCGCAGGCGAGAAAGTTTTCAAGAAATGCAAGGCTTGCCATGTGGTTGATAGTGAAAAACACAAGACCGGCCCGCATCTGGTCAATATCATGGGCCGAGCCGCGGGTTCCGCCGAAGGCTACAAGAAATATTCCGACGCCATGAAGGAAAGCGGGATTGTCTGGGATGAAACCACGCTGGATGCGTATCTGGCGGCGCCGAAAAAATATATCAAGGGCACGCGGATGGCTTTTGCCGGCCTGAAGAAGGACGAAGATCGCGCCAACGTGATCGCCTATCTCAAGCAGTTCAGCCAGTAG
- a CDS encoding asparaginase, producing the protein MRNPRIELPLISPDPLRIVVTRGDAEESVHDVDIALVDGDGHVLLGLGDIERPVFPRSAMKPLQSIALAETVMESAGHHHLSAEEIALITASHNAEPRHVEAAANLLDRFGIDPAALVCGAHWSLDQPTAIAQARMMETPTRLHNNCSGKHAGMLVLARIMGASLEGYNALSHPVQQRILGILEAMTGTDLAAHPHGIDGCGAPALSGPLGNWARAFALFAGGGVIPERREKACALIRDSIAAAPEMIAGTGRACTAISRSYGAAITAKTGAEGVFAAAFHELGLGLMVKTRDGNKRGAEVAIGAVIHALGYDHPDEVRPFFRPGLKNWAGEDVGSIYAKDPLRLDA; encoded by the coding sequence ATGCGCAATCCACGAATTGAACTCCCCCTGATTTCACCCGATCCGCTCCGAATTGTCGTGACCCGTGGCGATGCCGAAGAAAGCGTGCACGATGTCGATATCGCCCTTGTAGATGGCGATGGCCATGTTCTTCTCGGTCTCGGAGATATTGAACGTCCGGTTTTCCCGCGTTCGGCCATGAAACCGCTTCAGAGCATTGCTCTTGCCGAAACGGTGATGGAAAGCGCCGGCCATCATCATCTATCCGCGGAAGAGATAGCACTGATCACCGCAAGCCATAACGCCGAACCGCGCCACGTCGAGGCGGCAGCAAATCTGCTTGATCGGTTTGGCATCGACCCGGCCGCTCTTGTCTGCGGCGCCCACTGGTCACTGGATCAGCCCACGGCGATTGCCCAGGCAAGGATGATGGAGACCCCGACGAGGCTTCATAACAACTGCAGCGGCAAACATGCGGGCATGCTGGTGCTTGCCCGCATCATGGGTGCCTCGCTTGAAGGGTATAACGCGCTGAGCCACCCGGTGCAGCAGCGTATCCTAGGCATCCTTGAGGCCATGACCGGCACAGACCTTGCCGCCCATCCACATGGAATTGATGGCTGCGGTGCCCCTGCATTGAGCGGCCCGCTCGGTAACTGGGCCCGGGCCTTCGCTCTCTTTGCCGGTGGCGGCGTCATCCCTGAAAGACGGGAGAAGGCCTGCGCCCTTATCCGCGACAGCATCGCCGCTGCGCCTGAGATGATTGCCGGCACCGGACGCGCCTGCACGGCGATTTCCCGGAGCTATGGCGCAGCAATCACCGCCAAGACAGGTGCCGAAGGCGTGTTTGCGGCGGCGTTCCATGAACTTGGGCTGGGCCTGATGGTCAAGACAAGAGACGGAAACAAACGCGGGGCTGAAGTCGCCATCGGCGCGGTGATCCATGCCCTTGGCTATGATCACCCCGATGAGGTTAGGCCCTTCTTCCGTCCGGGCCTCAAGAACTGGGCCGGAGAAGACGTCGGCAGTATTTATGCAAAAGACCCGCTACGCCTTGACGCCTGA
- the eutB gene encoding hydroxyectoine utilization dehydratase EutB, with translation MTLNNQPDLSDILKARKAISGVADQTPLIPSPFFSGRAGGDFLLKLENMQPIGAFKIRGAMTAVNALPADARGVICCSTGNHGRGVAYAARMRGLPAVICMSSLVPEVKVEGIKALGADVRIIGESQDDAWALSEQLAREEGLVEISPFDDPHVIAGQGTIGLEILESRPDLETLIVPVSGGGLIGGIALAAKTIKPSISVIGVSMDRGAAMHASLAAGKPVDVDEVASLADSLGGGIGADNRYTLDLCQRYVDELLLVSEEEIYHAMQALFYEDRIVAEGACVVGLAALLSGKLPGLKTPAAAIITGRNLNMKIFADIIEGRDVVLGEKVIRGKAYA, from the coding sequence ATGACGTTGAACAATCAGCCGGACCTGAGCGATATTCTGAAAGCTCGAAAGGCCATTTCCGGGGTGGCTGACCAGACACCGCTCATCCCGTCGCCGTTTTTTTCCGGCCGGGCCGGAGGGGATTTCCTTCTCAAGCTGGAAAATATGCAGCCCATAGGGGCGTTCAAGATCAGGGGTGCCATGACCGCGGTCAATGCTCTGCCAGCCGATGCCAGGGGCGTGATCTGCTGTTCAACCGGCAATCATGGCCGCGGCGTTGCCTATGCCGCCCGAATGCGCGGCCTGCCGGCAGTGATCTGCATGTCGTCGCTGGTGCCCGAAGTCAAGGTTGAAGGAATAAAAGCGCTTGGGGCGGATGTCCGCATCATCGGGGAAAGCCAGGATGATGCCTGGGCCTTGTCGGAACAGCTTGCCAGAGAAGAGGGCCTCGTTGAAATATCACCTTTCGATGATCCGCATGTCATAGCCGGGCAGGGAACAATCGGGCTTGAAATTCTCGAAAGCCGGCCGGATCTGGAAACACTGATTGTGCCGGTTTCAGGTGGCGGGCTCATCGGCGGCATTGCTCTTGCGGCCAAGACCATCAAACCTTCGATTAGCGTCATCGGGGTGAGCATGGATCGCGGGGCGGCCATGCACGCAAGTCTTGCTGCCGGAAAGCCGGTGGATGTGGACGAAGTCGCAAGCCTTGCGGACAGTCTGGGTGGAGGTATCGGGGCCGACAACCGCTACACGCTTGATCTCTGCCAGCGATATGTGGATGAGCTCTTGCTGGTAAGCGAAGAGGAAATCTATCACGCCATGCAGGCGCTATTCTATGAAGACCGGATCGTGGCCGAAGGGGCCTGTGTTGTGGGGCTTGCCGCGCTTCTTTCAGGCAAACTCCCGGGGCTCAAAACTCCTGCTGCAGCTATCATTACGGGCCGCAATCTCAACATGAAAATCTTTGCCGATATCATCGAGGGGCGTGATGTTGTTCTCGGCGAGAAGGTGATCAGGGGGAAAGCATATGCGTGA
- a CDS encoding cyclodeaminase gives MRDVLIISEEQLRRKISLDRKMVDLIEGAFEQLAAGKVIQPPILSMALPEVNGEVDVKTAYIPGLDGFAIKISPGFFNNPSLGLPSLNGLVVYFAADTGLVKAVILDNGYLTDIRTAAAGAVAARHLAPSSVTTAGVIGTGVQARLQARAAFLERPFVHLLIHGRSRERAETCASDLADDFKDKGVKVKVVDEAEELVRESQFVITTTPSSSPLIKAEWLHPGLHITAMGSDQHEKNELDPMILGQVDCYCCDVIAQARLLGELRPALEAGICDESIAVELGAVIAGDAPGRKDDASITVADLTGTGAQDTAIATHAFRLFNG, from the coding sequence ATGCGTGATGTACTGATCATCAGTGAAGAGCAATTGCGCCGGAAGATCTCGCTTGACCGCAAGATGGTTGATCTCATCGAAGGCGCGTTTGAGCAACTCGCCGCCGGCAAGGTTATCCAGCCACCGATCCTTTCCATGGCCTTGCCCGAGGTCAATGGCGAGGTCGATGTCAAGACAGCCTATATCCCAGGGCTCGACGGGTTCGCCATCAAAATCTCGCCCGGGTTTTTCAACAACCCCTCCCTTGGTCTGCCCAGCCTGAACGGGCTGGTGGTTTATTTCGCGGCAGATACGGGGCTGGTCAAGGCGGTCATCCTGGATAATGGCTATCTGACGGATATCCGCACCGCGGCCGCCGGGGCAGTGGCGGCGCGTCATCTGGCGCCGTCATCCGTGACAACAGCTGGCGTGATCGGCACCGGCGTTCAGGCACGACTCCAGGCCCGGGCAGCTTTTCTTGAACGTCCCTTTGTCCATCTTCTCATCCATGGAAGATCACGTGAGCGGGCCGAAACCTGCGCCAGTGATTTGGCGGATGACTTCAAGGATAAAGGCGTCAAGGTCAAGGTGGTCGACGAGGCCGAAGAACTGGTCAGGGAAAGCCAGTTTGTCATCACGACCACGCCATCATCTTCACCGCTGATCAAGGCGGAATGGCTTCACCCCGGGCTTCATATCACGGCGATGGGATCAGATCAGCATGAGAAGAATGAACTGGACCCGATGATTTTGGGGCAGGTGGATTGCTATTGCTGCGATGTCATTGCCCAGGCCCGGTTGCTCGGGGAGTTGCGCCCGGCACTTGAAGCCGGCATATGTGATGAGAGCATTGCGGTGGAACTGGGTGCCGTGATCGCCGGTGATGCACCAGGCCGCAAGGATGATGCGTCAATCACGGTGGCGGATCTGACCGGCACGGGTGCCCAGGATACGGCCATCGCCACCCATGCCTTCCGCCTCTTCAATGGCTGA
- a CDS encoding extracellular solute-binding protein — protein MSVKTIVASAALASMTLAASAMAEVNVVSWGGAYTASQQKGYEPTWTGEKINWINYNGGLGEVRAQVESGNVQWDIVDVLPGEARVGCDEGLFEEIPDEYRLPTPDGVPMSEDLMVPLPNKCVVPQIWWSYAAFFSEKDYPSNGQTKHQKSFGIQPSTIADFFDVEKFPGKRGIHTWGNALIEMALVADGVAIDEVYDVMDTAAGIDRAFAKLDTIKDHVVFWSSGAKPLELVASGEVAMSLAYNGRIGSAILNDGQPFVTIWDGQVLEEEWLVVVKGAPNKEEAFKLAAHMSSTEAQAEQARYINYGPMRNSALKIIEAGEPWFNTGARILEHMPNRAEVNDRTIIADPDWWADNGAEISERFNAWMAQ, from the coding sequence ATGTCTGTAAAAACCATAGTGGCTTCGGCTGCGCTGGCTTCGATGACATTGGCTGCCTCTGCTATGGCTGAGGTCAATGTTGTTTCTTGGGGTGGCGCATATACCGCATCCCAGCAGAAGGGGTATGAGCCAACCTGGACTGGTGAGAAAATCAACTGGATCAACTACAATGGTGGTCTTGGTGAAGTCCGCGCTCAGGTTGAGTCCGGCAATGTTCAGTGGGATATCGTTGACGTTCTTCCTGGCGAAGCCCGGGTTGGTTGTGACGAAGGCCTGTTTGAAGAAATTCCGGATGAGTATCGTCTGCCAACTCCAGATGGCGTGCCGATGTCTGAAGACCTGATGGTTCCGCTGCCAAACAAATGCGTGGTGCCGCAGATCTGGTGGTCCTATGCTGCCTTCTTCAGCGAGAAAGACTATCCCTCAAACGGCCAGACCAAGCACCAGAAATCCTTCGGGATTCAGCCTTCAACCATCGCAGATTTCTTTGACGTGGAAAAATTCCCCGGCAAGCGTGGCATCCACACCTGGGGTAACGCACTCATCGAAATGGCGCTGGTTGCCGATGGTGTCGCCATTGACGAAGTCTATGACGTGATGGATACCGCGGCCGGGATCGATCGTGCTTTTGCCAAACTTGATACCATCAAGGACCATGTTGTCTTCTGGTCATCCGGTGCCAAGCCGCTTGAACTGGTTGCTTCCGGTGAAGTGGCCATGTCACTTGCCTATAACGGACGTATTGGTTCCGCGATCCTCAACGATGGCCAGCCTTTCGTGACCATCTGGGACGGTCAGGTGCTCGAAGAGGAATGGCTGGTTGTTGTTAAAGGTGCTCCGAACAAGGAAGAAGCCTTCAAACTGGCAGCACATATGTCTTCAACCGAGGCACAGGCTGAACAGGCTCGTTACATCAACTATGGTCCGATGCGGAATTCCGCGCTGAAGATCATCGAAGCTGGTGAGCCATGGTTCAACACCGGTGCCCGCATCCTTGAGCATATGCCGAACCGCGCCGAAGTTAACGATCGGACAATCATTGCCGATCCGGACTGGTGGGCAGATAACGGCGCTGAAATCTCCGAGCGTTTCAACGCCTGGATGGCTCAGTAA
- a CDS encoding SET domain-containing protein yields the protein MKEPQPEQVEDEIMAKRSQNRPGTVPQPASGSGLPNESKIIIGDSPIHGQGVFAAVPIRKGEVIERCPYIVIDDDDLQEENRLNDYLFTSPDAKTDYLVVMGYGMMYNHSSDANSEWEIDEDNRFVRFSALRDIEPGEEIFQDYGEEYWKTRE from the coding sequence ATGAAAGAACCTCAACCGGAACAGGTTGAGGATGAAATCATGGCCAAGCGTTCGCAAAACAGACCCGGGACTGTGCCTCAGCCCGCATCCGGGTCCGGCCTGCCAAATGAATCAAAGATCATCATTGGCGACTCCCCGATCCATGGCCAGGGTGTTTTCGCCGCTGTTCCGATCAGGAAAGGCGAGGTGATTGAACGCTGCCCCTATATCGTGATTGATGATGATGATCTTCAGGAAGAAAATCGCCTGAATGACTATCTTTTCACCAGCCCGGATGCCAAGACGGATTACCTTGTCGTGATGGGATATGGCATGATGTACAATCACTCCTCCGATGCCAACTCGGAATGGGAAATAGACGAGGATAATCGCTTCGTCCGTTTCTCGGCGCTTCGGGATATTGAGCCGGGCGAGGAGATCTTTCAGGATTACGGCGAAGAATACTGGAAGACGAGAGAATAG
- a CDS encoding IS1595 family transposase, whose product MRKSRLSRLKQTKLMEHYVAGTTARCAADLVGVNFKTAAYYFHRLREIIALETQNNDVLSGEFEVDESYFGGTRKGKRGRGSAGKVPVFGILKRGGKVYTQIIPDASGQTLIPIIEDRIMPDSIVYSDCWRGYNVLDVSEFKHYRINHSVLFADKKNHINGIENFWNQAKRHMRKFNGIPAKHFPLFLKECEWRFNNPSPQTQLKQVKQWVNKHMG is encoded by the coding sequence ATGAGAAAGAGCAGATTAAGCCGATTGAAGCAGACTAAATTGATGGAGCATTATGTTGCGGGAACGACGGCGAGATGTGCCGCTGATTTGGTGGGTGTAAACTTCAAAACAGCAGCATATTACTTTCATCGTCTGCGGGAAATCATCGCCCTTGAGACGCAAAATAACGATGTGCTTTCAGGTGAATTTGAGGTGGATGAGAGTTACTTTGGAGGCACACGTAAAGGCAAACGCGGGCGAGGTTCTGCGGGCAAAGTTCCTGTGTTTGGTATCCTCAAACGTGGCGGTAAGGTTTACACACAGATCATTCCAGATGCGTCAGGTCAAACGCTTATACCTATCATAGAAGATCGTATTATGCCTGATAGCATCGTATATTCAGATTGCTGGCGTGGATACAATGTCCTTGATGTATCTGAATTTAAGCATTACCGCATTAATCATTCAGTATTGTTTGCAGATAAGAAAAACCACATTAACGGCATTGAGAACTTCTGGAACCAGGCGAAACGGCATATGCGTAAATTTAACGGTATTCCTGCCAAGCATTTTCCGCTATTTTTAAAGGAGTGCGAGTGGCGATTCAACAACCCATCACCACAGACGCAATTAAAACAAGTCAAACAATGGGTTAACAAACATATGGGCTAG
- the cysG gene encoding siroheme synthase CysG — protein MNYFPVYMQMNGRQVLFVGSGLITLPKIRLLSKTSADLVLFGSVTDPNLAQLVRDGRLGHHDRSVCPEDCAEAVFAYIGSDDVVERDAAISVFEATNLPYCVIDDKERSRFITPALVDRNPVMIAIGSEGTSPVLARRIKSQIEMLLDHDTGLLAGIMGAFRPEVETLAPGTARRQFWGEFLDRVVPSIRSKSTAQGSTAWAAVYEKGLRDLLGKHLHAGKSDGETLHIHPVQFVGAGPGDPDLLTRKAIKAMDDADIVLHDRLVPGPVLELCRREAEIVEVGKTGFGPSWTQDDINALIIEKARAGHRVVRLKSGDAGIFGRLDEEIDALHVAGLAFEIIPGITAAAAAAADMGVSLTRRGRNQAVHLITGHDREGFADQDWRRLAKPGSVAAIYMGMRALPYIRSRLMMQGAHPATPVTIGQSVGHAGEKWLATTLAAMVEDSADQGLKGPAVVLYGLEPHASRLEQIMPVSGPEMHDSVELREIG, from the coding sequence ATGAATTATTTTCCAGTTTACATGCAGATGAACGGCCGTCAGGTGCTATTTGTGGGCAGTGGTTTGATCACCCTCCCCAAGATCCGGCTGCTGTCCAAAACCTCGGCCGATCTGGTCCTCTTCGGGTCTGTCACGGACCCGAATCTCGCACAACTCGTGCGGGACGGGCGGCTTGGTCACCATGACCGTTCAGTCTGTCCGGAGGACTGCGCCGAGGCTGTCTTTGCCTATATCGGCAGTGATGACGTGGTTGAACGCGATGCCGCGATCAGCGTCTTTGAAGCGACTAATCTGCCGTATTGCGTGATCGATGACAAGGAAAGATCACGTTTTATCACGCCTGCCCTCGTGGACAGAAATCCGGTCATGATCGCCATAGGTTCGGAGGGAACATCACCGGTGCTGGCGCGCCGGATCAAGAGCCAGATCGAGATGCTGCTTGATCACGATACAGGCCTGCTGGCAGGCATCATGGGGGCATTCCGCCCCGAGGTGGAGACACTTGCCCCGGGAACGGCACGGCGACAGTTCTGGGGGGAATTTCTTGACCGGGTGGTCCCGTCTATCCGTAGCAAGAGCACGGCGCAGGGCAGCACGGCATGGGCCGCGGTCTATGAAAAAGGGTTGCGTGATCTGCTCGGCAAACACCTGCATGCGGGTAAGAGTGATGGAGAGACCCTGCACATCCATCCGGTTCAATTCGTCGGTGCCGGGCCGGGGGATCCTGATCTTCTGACCCGCAAGGCCATAAAGGCCATGGATGATGCCGATATCGTCCTTCATGATCGTCTTGTACCCGGTCCTGTCCTTGAACTCTGCCGACGTGAAGCAGAGATTGTCGAGGTTGGCAAAACAGGCTTTGGTCCTTCCTGGACGCAGGATGATATCAACGCGCTTATCATTGAAAAAGCACGGGCCGGGCATCGTGTTGTCCGGCTGAAATCCGGAGATGCGGGAATCTTTGGACGCCTCGATGAAGAGATTGATGCCCTGCATGTAGCTGGGCTTGCGTTTGAGATTATCCCGGGCATCACCGCGGCGGCAGCAGCAGCAGCGGATATGGGGGTCTCGCTCACCCGCCGTGGCCGCAATCAGGCCGTGCATCTGATCACGGGCCATGACCGTGAGGGGTTTGCTGATCAGGACTGGCGGCGTCTCGCAAAACCAGGCTCGGTTGCCGCGATTTACATGGGCATGCGTGCGCTTCCCTATATCCGCAGCCGGTTGATGATGCAGGGAGCACATCCCGCAACACCGGTCACCATTGGTCAATCGGTAGGGCATGCGGGGGAAAAATGGCTGGCGACAACCTTGGCGGCGATGGTGGAAGACAGCGCGGATCAAGGCCTGAAGGGCCCCGCCGTCGTTCTTTATGGTCTTGAGCCCCATGCAAGCAGGCTGGAGCAGATCATGCCTGTTTCAGGTCCTGAAATGCACGACTCCGTTGAGTTGCGGGAGATCGGTTGA
- a CDS encoding DUF2849 domain-containing protein: MAGKVITANTFDRGAVVYLGASRWVSEIAEARVFTTDEEVEESLRNANAMPDRLIGAYAIEVRVIGDAISPLSVRERIRALGPGNYYHGKQAGDEAEHVSVY, from the coding sequence ATGGCAGGAAAAGTCATTACAGCAAATACGTTTGACCGTGGCGCGGTTGTCTATCTCGGGGCGTCGCGTTGGGTCAGCGAGATTGCCGAAGCACGGGTTTTCACTACTGATGAAGAGGTGGAGGAATCTCTCCGAAACGCAAATGCCATGCCGGACCGTCTGATCGGTGCTTACGCGATCGAGGTACGCGTGATTGGTGATGCGATTTCGCCTCTATCGGTGCGTGAGCGCATTCGGGCTCTCGGGCCGGGCAACTATTACCATGGCAAGCAAGCCGGTGATGAGGCTGAACATGTATCAGTATACTGA